A DNA window from Leptolyngbya sp. KIOST-1 contains the following coding sequences:
- a CDS encoding YqeG family HAD IIIA-type phosphatase has protein sequence MSFSRLLQPDLVLSGNVLSISPDLLIQHGLKGLILDVDDTLVPLRQAETNPDLARWMNQIKAEASVWLVSNNINAHRISRIADLLEVPYLTSAGKPSGRKLKLALAAMDLPVNQVAMVGDRLFTDVLAGNRVGLFTILVSPMPDLNQVVRTSPLRSLEVIISQYLGVTL, from the coding sequence ATGTCATTCTCTCGTCTATTGCAACCCGATCTGGTGCTGAGCGGAAATGTGCTCAGCATTTCTCCAGACCTGCTGATTCAGCATGGTCTCAAGGGACTGATCCTAGATGTGGACGATACCCTGGTACCCCTGCGCCAGGCGGAAACCAACCCTGACCTGGCCCGCTGGATGAATCAAATTAAAGCCGAGGCCTCGGTCTGGCTGGTGAGCAACAATATCAATGCCCACCGAATCAGCCGGATCGCCGATCTGCTGGAGGTGCCCTACTTGACCAGTGCGGGCAAACCCTCGGGGCGCAAGCTCAAACTTGCCCTGGCCGCCATGGACCTGCCTGTCAATCAGGTGGCAATGGTGGGCGATCGCCTGTTTACCGACGTCCTGGCGGGCAATCGGGTGGGCCTGTTCACGATTTTGGTCAGCCCCATGCCCGATCTGAATCAGGTCGTCCGCACCTCTCCCCTGCGCAGCCTGGAGGTGATTATTTCTCAGTACCTGGGAGTCACCCTGTAG